Within Seriola aureovittata isolate HTS-2021-v1 ecotype China chromosome 12, ASM2101889v1, whole genome shotgun sequence, the genomic segment CATGTTTGGAGTATTTTGTGTACAACTAAGTGCAATACTATGAACGCCCTTCAAGAGGGACTATCTGAAAGTGTGCGGCACCATCCCCACGTCACCCTCGGCAGCAGAACAACGAAACGCGTCAAATGTATTGAACGTAAGTAGATTTAGTGCtgagataaaagtcaatgttagTTTAAGTCAACTTATAAAAAAGTGCCTTTAACTGCTGAGTCATTTACtccaaagtttttattttccaaactaCATTCTagtctcttcttttcttccatgATAACGGCGTTGACGTCATCTCATCATCGTCTTGTACGAACATATTTCGTCATATCACTGCATCTCCAAGAACTAACGCTTTACAAGGAGatggaaaaaacatttataaatctATAAACTGCGCTCAGATCGACGTGCGCCGACACGAGCTGAGAGAGGGATCTGGAAGAAATGCTTTGGCCAACACAAATCAGACGGTGggaataaatatatatatttgagaAGGAGTTATTAGTGATAGAACAAACCTCCAGCGAACAACAGGAGCACACggagagagaagcagggagCTGTTGGCTGAAAACACAGGGACACTAAATGGAGCTGCGAGGTTTTCTTCTCCATCCAGTTGGACCGACCACCTTTCACCAAGACGGGGAATCTTCAAGCAAATTGccagtgttaccatggttaTTACAGGTAATTCCAGGTTATTCACGCCTAACGTGCCAATCACACTGTGGTATGTCACCCCTTCATTATCCTACCCCgagtcttctctctctctctctctctctctctctctcgctgttcctggtttttattattgtctcAATTCCCCACTCGTCCCCACCGAATCGCTTTTCTTCCCGTCGACGCGTGTCTCGATATCCAGCGCATTCTCCAAAGCACTGTGATTGAAATTGGACCTGTGGGGATGATAGAGTTACTTCTGTGATGGCAAATAGAAAGTCAGGCTTTTCTTCCCTTTAAAAGAAATCTTTTCTGGGTCTGTGAGGTGAGGCTGATTCGACAGGATGTGATTATGCATCCTGCAAAGTGACATGAGCAGAAAGTCATGTTACACGTTGaaacaaaagataaaagttACGCCGTTTTCAGCTGCGGGAACGAGCATGAAGTCAGACCACCAGGTGTCATTAATTACTGCGGACAATTAGCAAAGTCTTTTTGATTTTCTACTCTATTATGCAGGTACTTTGGGTTTTTCTCCCGCTGACTCTTTGTCCGCCTTTTGCCAACGCCACATGAGAAGTGAGacttttgtgtttaaatgaaatgtcaggACTTTGATCCGACAACCACACACAcgtttaaaaacacacaaactcccGTCCACGTGCAAAGACAAGTGGAGAATAACCCCAGCTGACCCCACTCGTGTGCGTCACACGTTTGTTACGACGCATGcttttcagtttcatgtttgtcagagttcaaaattaaagtaaaaccaggcgactgaaagagaaaagacgGGAGTTAAACCAACCACAGGGCGCCAAACCAAACGTGGGCTTTCTAATATTATAACAGATAAGTTCAGTTTCAGGTCCAACAGATGTCAGACGAGCTGAACTCATGAACCACTTCCACATATTTACCACCGACTGACAATGAGACACTCCAGTGACTCACTACACTGTCTGCAACTTCTCCAGCTTTCAGCTCTACACCTTGATTAACAGGAGGGAAACGTTAAGAGTTAAATATgttaattgaataaatatgtGTCACTGCGAGAGGAGAATACACCCTCGCTCCTCATCGCCACGTGTGATCAATAATCAGTAAGATGATAAATCACATCGCCGGGTAGTTCAGTTTTCTTTGCAAACGGTTTCTTGACAAGTTGTGAAAGTGGCAACGCCATGGAAACGGCGCTCACTCGTTAGTAGCAGTTGGTTTTCACGAGGGAACGCGGGTTCGTGTTGTGGCCCGGGCTTCAAGTGCGCTTGACGGTGCAGATtgcaaaacagagagagagaaacacaacacGGAGACGATAACAAgccgttctctctctctctccactttctGGCTGCCGTGATGGAgaccaatcagaaaagaggcagAATGGCCAATCAGAAACAGTAGCCTTGGAAATAGCCAATTAggcctgtttgtctgtgaggACAAAGGAAGTGATATTGCAGAGTGATTGCACCAGTGCTGAGCTACACAAACATGCTCAAATGACACCTTGCTTGTTGCCTTCCAACCCTAATTTTCCAGGAGCGCCAGATCTTGATTGCAGCGCTGCCTGCAAGAGAGGACGTTTCATTATTACACCAAAACAATTGCCACCTCAGAGGCAAAAAACagagattttgttttcattagggAGCTATTGAGTCACCGGCTCTCAAGTCAAGGCCGACacgcgtgcacgcacacacacacacacacacacacgcacacacatatgcattgAGGCTGTAGTCTGGCAATTTTATTCAAAAGATTTGTACCTTACTCCGGTCCACTTAATGAAGCTGTAAATTTAGAGACATGAGAGCCTTCACAGTGCTCCTCTGAGAGCTGCTACAATGATCCTGGGACTGAGCTGGTTAATTAACTGATTGTTTGCTTGGCTGGGAGCCACGGAGAAATAGGGTAGATGTGGAGAGCGacaagaaggagagggagagagaggacgtGACgggggagaggacagaggaggaacagggggcaggagaaaaggaaaggacaaaggagagaaaacaggtggaaagaataaaaaggagaggaaagcgaagaggaacagagagaaacaacGGTGGGAAAGAACGacgaggagagaggaagagaggaagagagagggcagCAGCTACTTCATGGTCTTAGTGACACatataagaagaagaaatcctGCACCAGCTTTTCATTCACAAGCCGAGAACTCGTGAAACCTCCTTCAAATCTATCGAATCTATCGAATATATTGAAACCGAAGCCCAGCAGCTCGAGGGCGACGCTGAATGAGTTGGTGAAGGTTTTGGAAAAGCTGCCGCTCCAGATGTGACGTCAGGACTTTTCTATCGCCTTTACCAGATAAAGATAAGAGAGCAAAtcgtgtttattatttttatgccgtcaagatatttcacatttaacacGTCACAGTTTCACATTGaagaaatatattataaatgatCATTAATGAGGAACTTGTTggtgatttatttatgtttttttaacccTCTCTTTACTCTTCAGTCACtatatattctgtttttaatggtattattttactgttgtttgtatttgttgttattttcttgtttcctttttttgtccTTGATTTTAATTGACGttgttttgcattatgatgCAACTTATACTTGAGTGGACCCCAGGGAGAGTTGTTGCTACCTTGGTATccaaatagataaataaaatgtttattgttttgctttacaatcaaatcatatatatatatatatatatatatatatatatcatatctGGACACTCTGCTCTCGGCTGGCTCCTCTGAGCGGTCTGATTTTATGACGATCGTAATAATttaattatgataatattttAGGTTTATTCTGCTTCTCAGGCGGACActcagaccagcagcagcacggTGGAGCTGTGTTCACCTGCCACATGTCAAGACGACCTCTGCCTCCTTTCATTCATTGCTGCTGTTACATAACTAAACTATAAAGTAAAGTAACCgctatttgtatatttgtatataacGCGAGTCTCGGCCGGGCGCTCGCTCTCTAAGCCTCCAGTGTTTTAACGGAGCACACTGAGGCGCTTTGGGCAGCTCTTTATATGTTTAAAATCCACATTTAATCCTTAGaagtaaagtaaaacaatgagacacacacacattagaaagTGCAGACGGAAACACAGATTCATGTTAGTGTCATAGTCTTAGTTTATTTAATTGCAGTAGCTGAGGTCTCTATTGTAACTGTGaaacaggtcaaaggtcagtcaGCAGTTAGAGCTTCCTGCTGGTTCTCTTCAGCACCACAGACCCGGCCTTGGAGGtctagagagagacagaagaagaagaagtaaattattaaaataggAAATGTGCTTTCCCGGTGCAACTTGCGCAACTTATGATGCACGGCGAGAGGTATAACCACAGGCCAGAGCGTGATATTATTAACAGACGCACACAGAGGCGGACGGGCTGGAAGGTGGAGCGCACTGAGCAAATAAGGAAATGAGCAACAACCGCAGAAAGAAGCAGAACGCAGCTCGGAGGACGAAGATATCGTGGAGAAGAGAGGACACTCAACTTCAGCAGTTTGGAGATATTTTGGCTCTTTACAAACCTGTTCCATCATTTGGAACAATATCCCCCGttaaaacacaggaagtaaGAAACTACAGGCCCAAACGAGCGGCAGGCCAGAACCCAGTGCAAATCTTCActgtctatttatttatttttatttattttgcagtctGATCATGTCACATGTGTCACGCTGCAGAACTTCATTTTCTATTCACTTACTATTTTGACTTTAATCatgcatattttatcatattgttTGAAATATCGATATCGACTGATGTGGAAATCTTTATCGCGATGACAGTTTCAGTCATGTCGCCCAGTCCtactttaatatatatatatatatatatatatatatatatatcatcaaAAGAGATTATTTTTCTATCTTGTGCCTTATTTTTCCTGAATATTAAAGTGAATTCTTGAGACTCTCTGAAGCAGACTGGGGAACAAAAGGAACTGCAGGATTTAGAAACATTATTTCACATCAGCTCAGATTTTATGCAATACATTAGAGATGCTCCTTCTCATTAGCTAATGCTGCTCCCCAGCTACAGAAATGTAACATCTCTAATGATCCCGTTTGAGTATAATAACCGCTGTCATCACGCCAGGTCCTCAGCACTAAAAGCACAagtgagtcagtgtgtttacCTCGACAAGCTTGCCTCCGCTGATCTCAGAGGTGTGGTGGTAGTTGGGGAAGGTCACGCTCAGCTTGCCTCCCTCCATGGACACTGTGGCCTGAAAACGCAACACACAGGTTATAATCAGCCCGGGAACCAGGGAGCGTCCGTCCatcctgcctccctctcttcGTTGGGTTCATCATCACCCACATGGTTTCATGTTTCTGCTCGGCACAGCAGGAACCTTTAAACTTTAATACGATTCAAGAACGAGCTCTGGATTCTTTCCCCTCACACCTTGAATTTCTTTCCTCCGATGGTCTCCATATCGCACTCCTTGCCGATGGTGAACTTGTTGGTGACCTTGGCGTCTGTGGGGTAGATCTGGGTCCAGGAGAAGTCATCGCCGCTCTGGGTGACCTCTGTGATCAGCTTGTAGTCGCGACCCTTCTCGATGATGTCATCGGGGATACCTAGAGCGGGGAAAAGAAGAGAGGTTGTGAGTTTGTTATAGCCCAAACAAAATGCATGCGTCGTGCGGCTGAGAAAGGTTTTAGTCTCCGTTCTCACCGAGCAGCTTGCAGAAGGCGTCGTATCCCTCCTGGGTCTCAGTTTCCCATCTTCCGGTGAAGGCCATTTTGTGTGGTGTTGGTGAGCGGAGGCGTGCGAGCACAGACACTGAGGCAAAGCAGAGGGAAGAAGCAAGGTACTGGGACCGAGACTGCTCCccctttatatactgtacacctCTCGCCGCCCTCCCTTCATCTGCATGTGGTGACACACGAGAGCAATTacagctgaagatgaagacTACAATAGGCTACGAGGGAGAGGGCAATAACCCGCATAAACGGGCGTTTATGGAGCTCCCAGACAGTGAGTAAAACGCTGACTGCTCATCACGGCGAGCTGGTACCTCACCTCCAGGTCAATGAACTCTCCTGCAACGGCTTTTTATGGCCACAGCCTCCGCTTTTACTGCTGCGCAATGTAGAATCAAATAAAGAGCTTTGTACGGAAGTATAATCCCTCAATCTGAAGTAGTTTGTTATCTTTACGCcgatgtggtctgatgtgagAAAAGGTCATCGTGGTCATTCAAGGTCTTTATCCAGAGACCAGCACTGACAGAGCTCCaggatgtgatgaatgtgatacATGAggactttttcatttatttaaagccacagaaataattattttatgagTAGAAATGGTCATGTGGTTGCATCATAATCACTGTGTGGATATTAgattttgattatttgattaagCGCAAAATTTGTTTGGGAACTTGGGAACCGACAAATTATAATATGAAGTCATTATAATTCACGGGCATCTGCAAAGTATTACTTATTTTAGTGCATGTTCTGCTCACACGGTGCATGTTCCTATGAAAACACTAAAATCAACCATTTCCAGAGCATGTTTCAACACTTTCAGTGGCACATTTGTTTTTACTAAAGAtataaacctttaaaaatggGTCATTCACCTTctaaaaagtctgtttttttagCTTAATGTTACTCTAACATGATTAAATAAGACATTTGATAGgatctatttgtgtgtgtgtgtgtgtgtgtgtgtgtgtgtgtgtgtcagtcacagGCTCTTACGTCAAGGAACAGATCATTTATAGCAAACGGTTTTGTGGTTAGTTTTCGGACATTGGGCTTTTGAAGGGAGCTAAATGGCAAATGACGAGAAGGCATCAGCAcaatattacattataataatCGATGATTGAACTCTGCTGGTCGGCTGGCAGCTGAGCAGCTGGTGTGTGAACACTGATTTTGAGgcatgaatgaaacagctgcCAATCAGCTAATACAAGCGTGATCTTCCAGAGTTAATGATGTTCTCTGTTTGTGGCCAACACTCAAATATCTACATGTTCTACTACTGCATTTATCTAAATGTTATGCTTTTAAAAGCAATAATATGTCACTTTTCTACATTAAAATAACTACACCtatgttatatttatttcagttgtgtACTTATATGATCCCAAATGTCTCAAACCTGAcgaaatctgtgattttaaccATGATAACGGTCCGTTTcatcctctgtttgtttgtcgtggagaggaggaaacctctgtggatgattcagctgctggtaaaaacctgctgaacgtctggttcatgaGTTCTCAgagaaacaaccaaaacaaaagttagcatcaatctcagctcccagCTCTTCTCTGAcggtgaaacactgactttaaacgttaaactgcttttattcagtgtttttaaactgtcatatacatgttttatttttcattcattcatttattattcccTTTTAGAGTTGCAGGTTTGCTGGATTCAATCCCAGCAGACACTGGGGCGAGGGCAGAGTACAACCTGGAGACGTCGCCACAGCTCACGTTCACACCTGCGGTTAGAGTCGCCAGTGGCtctaacctgcatgtctttgcattgtgggaggaagctggtgAAAGTGGGGGacgtttattattttattatttctaaagGCCTTTTAACtagtcacatttttaattttaattttttccagCTAAAGcgacagtatttttttaaacataattaacTGTAAGCAGCACCGCAAGACGCTCTGTATTATTTCCTTCAGATAACAGAGAGAGTTCTGTCAGCAGGCGAGTGGCTgcaaactgaataaaaacagtaaaaaccaGTAGCACAAAAAAAAGCACTTCTTCCTTTAAGAAACACACTCCGTGGCCTCGCTGCTAACAGAATCACAGTATAATGTTGCTTGTACACATTGGTGGCCGAAAATTGTCCATTAAAGGTGACTACATGACTGAAGCACCTCGGGCTTTCAATTCTGACAAACCGTGAATAGGTAAAAGCTTTTGATGCTGCACTTCGATCTCGCACAATACAGCCATTTTCACAGACCACTGATAGTGTTTCTACACCATGAAAAGTCAACATGGCCTTGGAGCTCTTTATAgatacataaaacatcatattggCCAACATCCTATAAAAGACACTCATTATGTCtttttactgtctctctctctctccctctgattctgtgctctctcacacacacacacacactcacacacactcacacacacacacacacaggaggtcAATGTGCTCAAGTGAACaaatgcagatttaaaaaaaaaaacacttttattcgCATGTGCAGTGTCTTTGtcgttttatttctttttttggacaAGCTGCAGCGTTGTGCCGTAACAGCGTGATACGACATTGGGCTCGGGTTGACCTTTACTTGATGATGCAGCATTCTGCGTGATGTTCAGGCAGCTGTGTGACATTTCAATGCACATTTCTTCATATGGTTTCCACCGGGTTTTAAGGTTATGCATTTAtctatgccccccccccctataTAATTCTAAAAACACAGGTGAATCAGTTTGCACAAAGGAATATAATAACcttcttgccaggagcaggtggcGGCGATTGATTGaaaagagcttcagccatctaCGCTGCGTCTTCAAGGcggattggaggctacagtgactcgctatcggaaagtgacgagacgagccgcagctagctggttagcatgctaacttcagtagaagaaaagatgtgatggTGTTAATATCTGTTtagaaattaagtttgatgctgatctcatgacgtttcttctagacttgtaagtaaacagctgttgatgctaacgttcgctatgtagcattagcaaaaacttacaaatagctcctttaagaaaaGTTCTGAGGTACTTTTGTTATAAtggaatatttccattttctgctgctttctaCTTCTAGTCCACtaaacaaatattgtacttttcacaACTACATTCATTTAACAGATTTAGTTgctagttacttttcagattaagattatGACAAGCCAGATAATTGCTGTATGTAAATAGTACTCTTCCCTACATTGGCAGCTTTTCATAATAAGTTGTATCATTATCAGTATGGGTGATTCTGGCAGTGGTATTATTGGTATGGGTTTGTGGTATCACGGGTGCGTACAAATGAAgtgacaaaaagacacagatttATGCATTTAACTTCCACTGAGGAGGTTTCCGTCTGTGCTGGAGCGACGGTTGTCCCGTCTCCACACGGCACATCTCTTGCCACAAAAATGTGTTATGCAGAATGTCCCGGACTAATCGTCTTCTCTCCgtttatttgtgtttactcGCCTCAAGGTCAAGGTGAATCGTGGGCAAAGTGCAGCCGTTTATAGCCGATGTTGTAACCTTGCGGTTACACTTTAATAGCAGCTTGTAGATTAAACTTTTGCTGAAACGATCCCTTTTTTTCTGATCTCCCATTTCCCCTCTTTAAGTGTGAACCACACTGGATAATGAGTGACTAAGTTTACTGACCATTACCTCATCCGATCACATGTCGACCAGCGCTTCACTTTTCGCCTCTGCTCTTGTTTTATTATCTTTCTGTGtatgtgaagaaataaagaCGTCTGAGCAGAACTGATGACGAATatgaaaagcaagaaaagataaaaacaagaatATGAACAAATGAAGGAGAAGGGGGGGCGAAGGAGGGGAAGAGGGGGAAGGAAGAAAAGATTCTAAAGAAAGATACATATAGATAGATTCCTTTTATCTACAGCTATAAAGAGGGGATTTGCGATGGAGGAATTAAAGGAGGGGAGGCCTTGATATGCAAATGAAGCTGCTGCTAATCAAAGCAATAAGATTAGCCTTCCAAATTGAGATGAAGAAAGGCTCCATTATCTGGGCCGAGTGTCATGTTTAATAACGCGGAACGGCATGGTAATTCACCAGTGATGCAACTGTAGcctgtgtgcgtatgtgtgtgtgtgtgcgtgtgtgtgtgtgtttatgtgcatgagAAAAATGTGCGTCTGGCTTTTTGCGtgtgaaaggaagagagagagagagagagagagagagagagagagagagaaaaaagagaatatatGGAAAGAATTAAACGTGAAAGACAAATTGTGaccttgtctgtgtgtgtgtgtgtgtgtgtgtgtgtgtgtgtgtgtgtgtgtgtgtgtgtgcatgggtgtcACCCAgcgtgagtgagtgtgtgtgcaagagagagaaatatagaaaagaaaaaagagagagagtgcaaaAAGCTGGTTCCCatgagaaaagtgtgtgtgtgtgtgtgtgtgttgtgtgtgtgtgtgtgtgtgtgtgcatgcttggCTTTGATTCAGAAAGTTTTTTCGCTGCGTATCACACGGAGAGGAACACGCGGGTGACGGTGTATGGGAATCGCAGCTTCAGACAAACACGAGTGCGGCGTGCTCGCACGTTATTAGACAACACCTGCTGTGATTAGAAACATTATAATGAGTCAACCCAAGCAGTGAACTAAATGTGGAGAGGTGTAACTGAATCGAGGGGATGGTGACGCCAAGAGAACCGCAACACGCCAACTGTGTTTGCTGCTTCTGTGAAATCTCTTCAGCAGATGTGACTGAAGTGCAGATTTGTGCATTGAAGAACTGTCTCTCATTAAACTCTTTAACACTCTGCAGCTTTTGGAAATGACTTCATTAAGTGCAATAAACTAGCTAATTTGCTATCCTAGTACTCCAAGTTTATACGTCTTTTTTCCCTTTACTACTATACCAGTAGTAAAATGCACTTCTGTGTAAAGTTGTAATCCTTTCATCgtgttttattgtattattatgcATGAGTGCGTGTGTTTATAGATTATTTTACTCTGGCTGGTTAAGGTCAAGTAACTAACTGTAGAGGAGTATAAATACAATACGTCTTTGTGATAGAAGCATGATGCTGCAACAGATGAAAAGTAGTTAAAGCTGCATTACcagatgtttttatatttacaatggCGTCGCTCTCAGCTCTGCATCTTTAAGGTCCTCGTTTTCAACTCTACTGTTTCAGTGTCACCACTCTCATCCACCtgactccagcagcagcagcagcagcagcaagataAAACCACTTCATGCTGCCTGTCCAGCTCCAGATGATCGTAGGGCAAAGTTATCAACTAGCTGTTGAACCTAGTAGTTGAGAATTTAGCGTCTAAAGAGCTGCAGTCTCACAGGAGAGGGACTGTTAGTCCTAGATTCATCAGGTCATCAAATACATGACTCCGGATGAATGTTTATGTCGCTCCGTGTCTGCTAGAAGTGTAAATATAATgctgttagctaatgttaaGTCTGTATCATTATACAGTCGCCTGTATATGAACTTATTTAACTGTTATTAAAGATGcacaaatgtgatttaatgCTGTACCTGGTCAAGGTGAAGCTAATTCAAATTACTGTACATAGTGTAAAATTTGtgtctgcaaagtaactagtaataCATCTGTCAAATCTAgtgaagcaaaaataataataatacttccTTCTGAAACGCTGCGGTGCACATGTATGAGATTAAATCAAAATacttaatttaaatataatatagtTGGGTGCGTTACAGTATCAAATATAAACTTCCTCCACTGCTAGTGTTTCGTTTTCAAGGACCTTGCAGACtttgtcaaatgaaaacaataaaaaggtgaGCCGCACTGTGCTTCACCAATAGGTCAGATTTTTGATTAACTTTAATACAATCTACAGCACAAAAATAGAGATTGATTTATAGaggaacataaaaacacagtgctAAAGTTTTCATGGTTTCTCACAAAAGTACACGGTACGGTTTGAGTGAATCATAATcataagagaaaaagaaaaagatgaaacagaCGGAGCAAAGGGAGGAGAACAGGGAGCAATTAGAAACATCTTCTTTGAAGTCAAGTGGTTTGTGGCAAATATGAAATATAGGACTATAGCAATACTGCTGTTGTGCTGGAGAGGCAACCAATTGTTTATGGTAATTATACCAGTCTATCACATCTAATTTGACCATGACTATTGACGGTTGAAATCGCTGCACCTAGCACCTTTCATTCTGAAAAGCCTGTCAGGGACTCGGGCAACGAGCCAATCGCACCATTAAACAGTGAGACAGAAATAGGCCACGGTCGCCGCCAACAGTAAACATTCTGTTGTTGTTATCTTTACCGTTTCTCAATCCATCCTGACAGCCTTACCATCCTTTGGGGAAGGAAGCGGCAGTCACTGGTGATTATGAAGCCCCCACTACCCCCACCTCCGCCCCTCATCCAGGGAGTCAAATTATGCctgcattaatatttcatattacacAGGACTTGCACAGAAACCACATGTGTACTCAGCCCTTTGTCTTCATGTCAAATGAAATGTGCTCGGCAATCATCAGAGGGTGAATCGAGGTGGTGAGAGGAGGGGCGGctgcaggaggggagggggaggaggaggaggagagaggaaggtgtGGGAAGAGATGAGAGGGAAGGATGGCGAGAGGGAGacaagggagaaagaggagggcgAGAAGTGT encodes:
- the LOC130178370 gene encoding gastrotropin-like isoform X1, whose amino-acid sequence is MKVDFQCAGGTSRTTAAMCSGVQPTAAGLGLGLGLGLGGFFTWITDEGRAARGVQYIKGEQSRSQYLASSLCFASVSVLARLRSPTPHKMAFTGRWETETQEGYDAFCKLLGIPDDIIEKGRDYKLITEVTQSGDDFSWTQIYPTDAKVTNKFTIGKECDMETIGGKKFKATVSMEGGKLSVTFPNYHHTSEISGGKLVETSKAGSVVLKRTSRKL
- the LOC130178370 gene encoding gastrotropin-like isoform X2, which codes for MKVDFQCAGGTSRTTAAMCSGVQPTAAGLGLGLGLGLGGFFTWITVSVLARLRSPTPHKMAFTGRWETETQEGYDAFCKLLGIPDDIIEKGRDYKLITEVTQSGDDFSWTQIYPTDAKVTNKFTIGKECDMETIGGKKFKATVSMEGGKLSVTFPNYHHTSEISGGKLVETSKAGSVVLKRTSRKL